The following are encoded in a window of Saccharothrix longispora genomic DNA:
- a CDS encoding serine/threonine-protein kinase: protein MWDGDLTGEVISGRYALGTLYGSGGMAEVYRARDAELDRKVAVKFFLGQAADEDRIRLDREAQVLGELSCPGLVEVYDTGLHRGRPYFVMQPVEGGTLRRRMREPLAPEVVAHVGAQVAGVLAHVHDHGVVHRDVKPSNILLDPTGRRAYLADFGLALQAQVTRVTRSGVLVGTAGYLAPEQVRGADVSPASDVYALGLVLLECLTGRPEYPGGDTEAALARLHRSPRVPADLPDPWPAVLTAMTAPEPADRPTAAECERVLTLAERASDGVPPLTAPGAGVARPKSGPAAHRLRRPANRVLLGGAAAAAAALVALTAVNLLGTAGPEGEVGQPGGGVAPTSVREVAVVPPATGGATPDDGDPARTEDPVGTDAPAGADDPAGAGATPSAPAPEPSATTVVEAAPTTSAEQDAPQTGPPPTARVERTVNPSSPVIPPGRNRGNENSQG from the coding sequence ATGTGGGACGGTGACCTGACCGGCGAGGTGATCAGCGGCAGGTACGCCCTGGGCACCCTGTACGGCTCCGGCGGCATGGCCGAGGTGTACCGGGCGCGGGACGCGGAACTCGACCGCAAGGTCGCGGTGAAGTTCTTCCTGGGCCAGGCGGCCGACGAGGACCGCATCCGCCTCGACCGCGAAGCGCAGGTGCTGGGCGAGCTGAGCTGCCCCGGCCTGGTCGAGGTCTACGACACGGGCCTGCACCGCGGCCGGCCGTACTTCGTCATGCAGCCGGTCGAGGGCGGCACGCTGCGCCGCCGGATGCGCGAACCCCTCGCGCCCGAGGTCGTGGCCCACGTCGGCGCGCAGGTCGCGGGCGTGCTCGCCCACGTGCACGACCACGGCGTCGTGCACCGCGACGTGAAGCCGTCGAACATCCTGCTCGACCCGACCGGGCGGCGCGCCTACCTCGCCGACTTCGGCCTCGCGCTCCAGGCCCAGGTGACCAGGGTGACCCGCTCCGGCGTGCTGGTCGGCACCGCCGGCTACCTCGCGCCCGAGCAGGTGCGCGGCGCCGACGTGTCGCCCGCCTCCGACGTCTACGCGCTCGGCCTCGTGCTGCTGGAGTGCCTGACCGGCCGGCCCGAGTACCCCGGCGGCGACACCGAGGCCGCGCTGGCCCGGCTGCACCGCTCACCGCGCGTCCCGGCGGACCTGCCCGACCCGTGGCCGGCGGTGCTCACCGCCATGACCGCGCCCGAACCGGCCGACCGGCCCACCGCCGCCGAGTGCGAACGCGTGCTCACCCTGGCCGAGCGCGCCAGCGACGGCGTCCCGCCGCTGACCGCCCCCGGTGCCGGGGTCGCGCGGCCGAAGTCCGGCCCCGCCGCGCACCGCCTGCGCCGACCGGCCAACCGGGTGCTGCTGGGTGGTGCGGCGGCGGCCGCTGCGGCGCTGGTGGCGCTGACCGCGGTGAACCTGCTGGGCACGGCCGGACCCGAGGGCGAGGTGGGTCAACCCGGCGGGGGAGTGGCCCCCACGAGCGTGCGCGAGGTCGCCGTGGTCCCGCCCGCCACCGGCGGCGCCACGCCCGACGACGGCGACCCCGCCCGCACCGAGGACCCGGTCGGCACCGACGCCCCCGCCGGTGCCGACGACCCCGCCGGTGCCGGCGCCACCCCGTCGGCACCCGCGCCCGAGCCGTCCGCCACGACGGTCGTGGAGGCGGCGCCCACCACGTCGGCCGAGCAGGACGCCCCGCAGACCGGGCCGCCGCCCACGGCGAGGGTGGAGCGGACGGTCAACCCGAGCTCCCCGGTGATCCCGCCGGGCAGGAACAGGGGCAACGAGAACAGCCAGGGGTGA
- the gabT gene encoding 4-aminobutyrate--2-oxoglutarate transaminase, which produces MARLRTGIPGPRSRELGERRKGAVAAAVGSALPVFVDHAEPGLLVDVDGNRLIDLASGIAVTGVGNPAPRVAAAVHEQVDRFTHTCFTVTPYEGYVEVCERLAELTPGAHEKRSVLLNSGAEAVENAVKVARHATGRPGVVVFDHAYHGRTNLTMALTAKEMPYKHGFGPFAPGVRRVPGSYPLHDGLPGPEAARRAVAAVERPDEVACVVVEPIQGEGGFVVPAPGFLGELAAWCHEHGALLVADEVQTGFCRTGSWFACDHEGVVPDLVATAKGIAGGLPLAAVTGRAEVLDAVHAGGLGGTYGGNPIACAAALGAIDTMRELDLNAAARRIEATALPRLRALPGVVEARGRGAMLAVELASAEAAARVAARCHAAGVVVLTCGTRGNVVRLLPPLTIPDEVLAEGLDVLEGAMQP; this is translated from the coding sequence GTGGCACGACTGCGCACCGGGATCCCCGGCCCCCGCTCCCGCGAACTGGGCGAGCGCCGCAAGGGCGCCGTGGCGGCGGCCGTGGGCTCGGCGCTGCCGGTGTTCGTCGACCACGCCGAGCCGGGGCTGCTGGTCGACGTGGACGGCAACCGGCTGATCGACCTGGCGTCCGGCATCGCGGTGACCGGGGTCGGCAACCCCGCCCCGCGCGTCGCGGCGGCCGTGCACGAGCAGGTGGACCGGTTCACCCACACCTGCTTCACGGTCACCCCGTACGAGGGGTACGTGGAGGTGTGCGAGCGGCTGGCGGAGTTGACGCCGGGCGCGCACGAGAAGCGGTCCGTGCTGCTCAACTCGGGCGCGGAGGCCGTGGAGAACGCGGTGAAGGTCGCCCGGCACGCGACCGGGCGGCCGGGTGTGGTGGTGTTCGACCACGCCTATCACGGCCGCACGAACCTCACGATGGCGCTGACCGCCAAGGAGATGCCCTACAAGCACGGGTTCGGGCCGTTCGCGCCGGGTGTGCGGCGGGTGCCCGGCTCCTACCCGTTGCACGACGGCCTGCCGGGCCCGGAGGCCGCGCGCCGGGCGGTGGCGGCGGTGGAGCGGCCCGACGAGGTGGCGTGCGTGGTGGTCGAGCCGATCCAGGGCGAGGGCGGGTTCGTGGTGCCCGCGCCGGGGTTCCTGGGCGAGCTGGCCGCGTGGTGCCACGAGCACGGCGCGCTGCTGGTCGCCGACGAGGTGCAGACCGGGTTCTGCCGCACCGGGTCGTGGTTCGCGTGCGACCACGAGGGCGTGGTGCCGGACCTGGTGGCCACGGCGAAGGGCATCGCGGGCGGCCTGCCGCTGGCCGCCGTGACCGGCCGCGCCGAGGTGCTGGACGCGGTGCACGCCGGCGGGCTCGGCGGCACCTACGGCGGCAACCCGATCGCGTGCGCCGCCGCCCTGGGCGCGATCGACACCATGCGCGAGCTGGACCTGAACGCCGCCGCCCGGCGGATCGAGGCGACCGCGCTGCCCCGCCTGCGCGCCCTGCCGGGCGTCGTCGAGGCGCGCGGCCGGGGCGCGATGCTGGCGGTGGAGCTGGCCTCCGCCGAGGCCGCCGCCCGGGTCGCGGCGCGCTGCCACGCGGCGGGCGTCGTCGTGCTGACCTGCGGCACGCGCGGGAACGTGGTGCGCCTGCTGCCCCCGTTGACCATCCCGGACGAGGTGCTGGCCGAGGGCCTCGACGTGCTCGAAGGAGCGATGCAGCCGTGA
- a CDS encoding HAD family hydrolase, with product MTNTLVLDVDGTLVDTNFHHAVAWFRAFRRFDITVPTWRLHRAIGMGGDKLVAAVAGEHVERERGDDLRAAWEAEFEPMLDEVRPLEGAHRLVSAALEQDFAVVLASSGKRGHVDRYVKLIDVPDVPSTSSDDVEASKPAPDLIEVALGRVGGDGRAVVVGDSVWDCEAAQRAGLPVVCLRTGGFGEAELREAGASTVYEELDRLRADLTDLPMA from the coding sequence ATGACCAACACGCTGGTCCTCGACGTCGACGGGACGTTGGTGGACACCAACTTCCACCACGCGGTCGCCTGGTTCCGCGCGTTCCGCCGCTTCGACATCACGGTCCCCACGTGGCGGCTGCACCGCGCCATCGGGATGGGCGGTGACAAGCTGGTCGCCGCCGTCGCGGGCGAGCACGTGGAGCGCGAGCGCGGCGACGACCTGCGCGCGGCGTGGGAGGCCGAGTTCGAGCCGATGCTGGACGAGGTCCGCCCGCTGGAGGGCGCGCACCGCCTGGTCTCCGCCGCCCTGGAGCAGGACTTCGCCGTGGTGCTGGCCAGCTCGGGCAAGCGCGGTCACGTCGACCGCTACGTGAAGCTGATCGACGTGCCCGACGTGCCGTCCACGTCCTCCGACGACGTCGAGGCGAGCAAGCCCGCGCCGGACCTGATCGAGGTGGCCCTCGGCCGGGTCGGCGGCGACGGGCGGGCCGTGGTGGTCGGCGACTCGGTGTGGGACTGCGAGGCCGCCCAGCGGGCCGGGCTGCCCGTGGTGTGCCTCCGCACGGGTGGTTTCGGCGAGGCCGAGTTGCGGGAGGCCGGCGCGTCGACAGTCTACGAGGAACTCGACCGGTTGCGGGCGGACCTCACCGACCTGCCCATGGCGTAG
- a CDS encoding LLM class F420-dependent oxidoreductase, whose amino-acid sequence MRIGYTLMTEQAGPRDLVRHAALAEQAGFDFEVMSDHYSPWLDEQGHAPYAWSVLGAVTQATRRVELMTYVTCPTMRYHPAVVAQKAATVQLLSDNRFTLGLGAGENLNEHVVGQGWPPVNVRHELLREAVEIISMLFDGGYVNYSGDHFRVDSAKLWDLPDQRVPIAVAVSGSQSVRTFAPLADAMVSTEPNPELGKEWDVFQSRGSRKIGQLPICWDPDRERAVARAHDQFRWFAGGWKVNAELPGPAGFAGATQFVRPEDVAGQIPCGPDVEPIVEAVAEFREAGFTDLALVQIGGDHQQEFLDFAKGELLPALR is encoded by the coding sequence GTGCGGATCGGCTACACCCTCATGACCGAGCAGGCCGGGCCCCGTGACCTGGTCCGGCACGCCGCGCTGGCCGAGCAGGCCGGTTTCGACTTCGAGGTGATGAGCGACCACTACTCGCCCTGGCTGGACGAGCAGGGGCACGCGCCGTACGCGTGGAGCGTGCTGGGCGCGGTCACCCAGGCCACCCGGCGGGTCGAGCTGATGACGTACGTGACGTGCCCGACGATGCGCTACCACCCGGCCGTGGTGGCGCAGAAGGCCGCGACCGTGCAGCTGCTGTCGGACAACCGGTTCACCCTCGGCCTCGGTGCGGGCGAGAACCTCAACGAGCACGTCGTGGGCCAGGGCTGGCCCCCGGTGAACGTGCGGCACGAGCTGCTGCGCGAGGCCGTGGAGATCATCTCGATGTTGTTCGACGGCGGATATGTCAACTACTCGGGTGACCACTTCCGGGTGGACTCGGCGAAGTTGTGGGACCTGCCCGACCAGCGCGTGCCCATCGCGGTGGCGGTGTCGGGCTCGCAGTCGGTGCGCACGTTCGCCCCGCTGGCGGACGCGATGGTGTCCACCGAGCCGAATCCCGAGCTCGGCAAGGAGTGGGACGTCTTCCAGAGCAGGGGGTCGCGCAAGATCGGGCAGCTGCCGATCTGCTGGGACCCCGACCGGGAGCGGGCGGTGGCGCGGGCGCACGACCAGTTCCGCTGGTTCGCGGGCGGCTGGAAGGTCAACGCCGAGCTGCCGGGCCCGGCCGGGTTCGCGGGCGCGACGCAGTTCGTGCGACCGGAGGACGTGGCGGGGCAGATCCCGTGCGGGCCGGACGTCGAGCCGATCGTCGAGGCGGTGGCGGAGTTCCGCGAGGCCGGGTTCACCGACCTGGCGCTGGTGCAGATCGGCGGTGACCACCAGCAGGAGTTCCTGGACTTCGCCAAGGGTGAACTGCTGCCCGCCCTGCGCTGA
- a CDS encoding PucR family transcriptional regulator ligand-binding domain-containing protein — protein MPLTVGALAREVGLTVLVDAGLDREVTWVHSTELADPAPFLEGGELLLTTGLAAGPHDEYVRRLVAAGVSGLGFGTGLSHEEVPAGLVRAAAGAGLALLEVPRATPFIAIGKAVARSAYAAVARVDRAQRVLTRAAVETGAAGVVEALARLVGGSVVLLDAAGEPLHVVGDPPDLDGAVRGAGGPASATWWEGERQVGVQALAGRGHLAVAAPALDAGVVNVAASLLAPALARAAEVEAVRRELGFRLLLAGVVVDGLPEPPFRVFVLRGAPAEPPGFRVEVDGRTVVLAHEVDVPAAASRPIGPTEVARGYREALRALEEGVDRFEDVAGAGLLGPGAAAHAEALLAPLDDVLRETLRVWLSCHGQADPAAARLGVHRHTVRNRVRRAGELLGRPLDAAGARAELWLALHAAQ, from the coding sequence ATGCCGTTGACGGTGGGCGCGCTGGCCCGCGAGGTCGGGTTGACCGTGCTGGTGGACGCGGGGCTGGACCGCGAGGTCACCTGGGTGCACAGCACCGAGCTGGCCGACCCGGCGCCGTTCCTGGAGGGCGGCGAACTGCTGCTCACCACGGGTCTCGCGGCCGGACCGCACGACGAGTACGTGCGCCGGCTCGTCGCGGCGGGGGTGTCGGGCCTGGGCTTCGGCACCGGGCTGAGCCACGAGGAGGTGCCCGCAGGCCTGGTGCGCGCCGCGGCCGGGGCCGGGTTGGCGCTGCTGGAGGTGCCGCGCGCCACGCCGTTCATCGCGATCGGCAAGGCCGTGGCGAGGTCGGCGTACGCGGCGGTCGCCCGGGTCGACCGGGCGCAGCGGGTGCTGACCAGGGCTGCCGTCGAGACGGGGGCCGCTGGCGTGGTCGAGGCGCTGGCCCGGCTCGTCGGCGGCTCGGTCGTGCTGCTCGACGCGGCCGGCGAGCCCCTGCACGTGGTGGGCGACCCGCCGGACCTCGACGGGGCGGTGCGCGGGGCGGGCGGTCCGGCGAGCGCGACCTGGTGGGAGGGGGAGCGGCAGGTCGGCGTGCAGGCGCTGGCCGGGCGCGGGCACCTGGCGGTGGCGGCCCCGGCCCTGGACGCGGGCGTGGTCAACGTCGCCGCGTCGCTGCTCGCGCCGGCGCTCGCGCGGGCGGCCGAGGTCGAGGCGGTGCGCCGGGAGCTGGGGTTCCGGCTGCTGCTGGCCGGTGTCGTGGTGGACGGGCTGCCCGAACCGCCGTTCCGCGTGTTCGTGCTGCGCGGCGCGCCCGCCGAGCCGCCGGGGTTCCGGGTCGAGGTGGACGGGCGCACGGTCGTGCTGGCGCACGAGGTGGACGTGCCCGCCGCCGCGTCCCGCCCGATCGGGCCCACCGAGGTGGCCCGCGGCTACCGGGAGGCGCTGCGCGCGCTGGAGGAGGGCGTGGACCGGTTCGAGGACGTGGCCGGGGCCGGTCTGCTGGGGCCCGGCGCGGCGGCCCACGCGGAGGCGCTGCTCGCGCCGCTGGACGACGTGCTGCGCGAGACGCTGCGGGTGTGGCTGTCCTGCCACGGTCAGGCCGACCCCGCCGCCGCCCGGCTGGGCGTGCACCGGCACACCGTGCGCAACCGCGTGCGCCGCGCGGGGGAGCTGCTCGGGCGCCCGCTGGACGCGGCCGGGGCCCGGGCCGAGCTCTGGTTGGCCCTGCACGCCGCGCAGTAG
- a CDS encoding sensor histidine kinase produces MVDFAHEALLYRDDEQYLAGAVPFVRDGLNAGEPVLVAVPKRGIALLRGALGAEADRVEFLDMKQAGRNPGRILPGVLAAFADNSSATRVRIVGEAVWPERTELEYPACVQHEAMVNTAFEDRPAWMLCPYDATALAPHVVRDVETTHPVVVEGGRRRSSTGYREPFLTAEEFNRPLPEPPADATARRFDLDSLADARRLVARFATATGLSADQVEDLVLAVNELTTNSVVHAGGSGTLLVWREGDVVVCEVRDAGRLTDPMVGRNNPGAHPPGGYGVMLVNLLCDLVRVHTGGSGTAIRVYVGPPA; encoded by the coding sequence GTGGTCGATTTCGCGCACGAGGCGCTGCTGTACCGCGATGACGAGCAGTACCTCGCGGGAGCGGTGCCGTTCGTGCGCGACGGCCTGAACGCGGGCGAGCCCGTGCTGGTCGCCGTGCCGAAGCGGGGCATCGCGCTGCTGCGGGGCGCGCTGGGCGCGGAGGCCGACCGCGTCGAGTTCCTCGACATGAAGCAGGCGGGACGCAACCCGGGCCGCATCCTGCCCGGCGTGCTGGCGGCGTTCGCCGACAACTCGTCGGCCACCCGGGTGCGGATCGTCGGAGAGGCGGTCTGGCCGGAGCGCACGGAGCTGGAGTACCCGGCGTGCGTGCAGCACGAGGCCATGGTCAACACGGCGTTCGAGGACCGCCCGGCCTGGATGCTGTGCCCCTACGACGCGACCGCCCTGGCCCCGCACGTCGTGCGCGACGTCGAGACCACCCACCCGGTGGTGGTGGAGGGCGGGCGCCGCAGGTCGAGCACCGGGTACCGGGAGCCGTTCCTCACCGCCGAGGAGTTCAACCGGCCGCTGCCCGAACCGCCGGCGGACGCCACCGCGCGCCGGTTCGACCTGGACTCGCTGGCCGACGCGCGACGGCTGGTCGCCCGGTTCGCCACCGCGACCGGGCTGTCCGCCGACCAGGTCGAGGACCTGGTGCTCGCGGTGAACGAGCTGACCACGAACAGCGTGGTCCACGCGGGCGGCTCGGGCACGCTGCTGGTGTGGCGGGAGGGTGACGTGGTGGTGTGCGAGGTCCGCGACGCGGGCAGGCTGACCGACCCGATGGTCGGCCGGAACAACCCGGGCGCCCACCCGCCCGGCGGTTACGGCGTGATGCTGGTCAACCTGCTGTGCGACCTCGTCCGGGTGCACACGGGCGGCAGCGGCACGGCCATCCGCGTGTACGTCGGCCCACCGGCCTGA
- a CDS encoding SRPBCC family protein produces MTIHARRDVPALPDLVFNAAADPSRLASWLPGPHEVVGRTDDVLILREGASEDEGQRQVQLAADYDRLLLTWEPLADEGCRGELRVSLAGAAGSVAELTVDGCADEQFAARFLEALANEVEQNLTAG; encoded by the coding sequence GTGACCATCCACGCCCGACGAGACGTCCCCGCCCTGCCCGACCTGGTCTTCAACGCCGCCGCCGACCCCTCGCGGCTGGCGTCGTGGCTGCCCGGCCCCCACGAGGTGGTCGGGCGCACCGACGACGTGCTGATCCTGCGCGAGGGCGCGAGCGAGGACGAGGGGCAGCGGCAGGTGCAGCTGGCCGCCGACTACGACCGGCTGCTGCTGACCTGGGAACCGCTGGCCGACGAGGGCTGCCGGGGTGAGCTGCGGGTGTCGCTGGCGGGCGCGGCGGGCAGCGTGGCCGAGCTGACCGTGGACGGCTGCGCCGACGAGCAGTTCGCCGCCCGCTTCCTGGAGGCCCTCGCGAACGAGGTTGAGCAGAACCTGACCGCCGGCTGA
- a CDS encoding alpha/beta fold hydrolase, translating to MTPALLLAHGAGGTVRANFSPLIPMLSRKRRVHAVDFPGSGTTPRATGPLRLDDLADRLVAAADGEERFAVVGFSMGCAVAVDIALRYPGRVSALVLTAGFARIDDETRVRMREWRRLLAGDRAELARFLVPAAVGEPTRRRMTAEQLDGFLELVALTVPPGSAEQVDLVERIDLTGELPTLDVPTLVIGTKHDRMITPATTRRLADLVPGARWAELDSGHAPAVEAPAAWGRLIEDFLDDVG from the coding sequence GTGACTCCCGCACTCCTCCTCGCCCACGGTGCCGGCGGTACCGTCCGGGCCAACTTCAGCCCGCTCATCCCGATGCTGTCCCGCAAGCGCAGGGTCCACGCGGTGGACTTCCCCGGTTCCGGGACGACCCCGCGCGCGACCGGCCCCCTGCGGCTCGACGACCTGGCCGACCGGCTCGTCGCCGCGGCCGACGGCGAGGAGCGGTTCGCGGTGGTCGGGTTCTCGATGGGCTGCGCGGTGGCGGTGGACATCGCCCTGCGTTACCCCGGACGGGTGAGCGCCCTGGTGCTCACGGCGGGGTTCGCGCGCATCGACGACGAAACCCGGGTCCGGATGCGGGAGTGGCGGCGCCTGCTGGCCGGCGACCGGGCCGAACTCGCCCGCTTCCTCGTGCCGGCGGCCGTGGGCGAGCCCACGCGGCGGCGGATGACCGCCGAGCAGCTCGACGGGTTCCTGGAGCTGGTCGCGCTGACCGTCCCGCCCGGTTCCGCCGAGCAGGTGGACCTGGTGGAGCGGATCGACCTGACCGGCGAGCTGCCGACGCTGGACGTGCCGACGCTGGTCATCGGCACCAAGCACGACCGGATGATCACACCCGCCACCACGCGCCGGCTGGCCGACCTCGTCCCGGGCGCCCGGTGGGCCGAGCTGGACAGCGGCCACGCCCCGGCCGTGGAGGCGCCCGCCGCCTGGGGCCGGTTGATCGAGGACTTCCTGGACGACGTCGGCTGA
- a CDS encoding GNAT family N-acetyltransferase, with protein MDIRPARPDELPLLPEVERASGEPFRDHGMPEIADDDPMPPSTLEHLRVWVAVDPHPVAWVAVAEVDGAAHVEQVSVHPGHARRGIGAALLDEVGRWAAERGLTALTLTTFRDIPWNAPYYRRLGFREVTDPSPGLRAVVQAEAARGLDPDTRVCLHRPLRRDHRG; from the coding sequence GTGGACATCCGCCCCGCCCGCCCGGACGAGCTGCCGCTGCTGCCCGAGGTCGAACGCGCCTCCGGCGAACCCTTCCGCGACCACGGCATGCCGGAGATCGCCGACGACGACCCGATGCCGCCGAGCACCCTGGAGCACCTGCGAGTGTGGGTCGCGGTCGACCCGCACCCGGTCGCCTGGGTCGCCGTGGCGGAGGTCGACGGCGCCGCGCACGTGGAGCAGGTCAGCGTCCACCCGGGCCACGCCCGGCGCGGCATCGGCGCGGCCCTGCTCGACGAGGTCGGGCGGTGGGCCGCCGAACGGGGCCTCACCGCGCTCACCCTCACCACGTTCCGGGACATCCCGTGGAACGCGCCCTACTACCGGCGGCTCGGGTTCCGCGAGGTCACCGACCCGTCGCCCGGTCTGCGCGCGGTCGTGCAGGCGGAAGCGGCACGCGGGCTCGACCCGGACACGCGGGTCTGCCTGCACCGTCCGCTCCGCCGGGATCACCGGGGGTGA
- a CDS encoding aldehyde dehydrogenase family protein, whose amino-acid sequence MTTPYWVAGSPSTGEDRVEVRTPHDGALAGVTSNATAADVERAVAAAHAATGGFAALPAHARAAALDHVSRRLAERADEVASLITAESGKPVKWSRVEVARAVSTFRWAAEEARRFSGELQRLDTDPAANGRLALVRRAPRGPVLGIAPFNFPLNLVAHKVAPALAVGAPIVVKPAPTTPLVALLLGSLLAETDLPAGSWSVLPLPNEAAGRLTEDPRLPVVSFTGSGPVGYSILDRVPRKHVVLELGGNAAAVVCPDWADAADLDFAASRIATFAMYQGGQSCISVQRVYAHADVHEALAGAVVARVRELGTGVPTDPATDVGPLIDEAAAARVESWVAEAVAAGARVLTGGTRTGAYYAPTVLADVPRGCRVVDEEVFGPVVVLERVRDVDEAFDRVNDSRFGLQAGVFTHDVRLAFRASTRLAVGGVVVGDVPSFRADQMPYGGVKESGTGREGVRAAMDDLTEQRVLVLTGLEL is encoded by the coding sequence GTGACGACGCCGTACTGGGTGGCCGGTTCCCCCTCGACGGGCGAGGACCGGGTCGAGGTCCGCACGCCGCACGACGGGGCCCTCGCGGGCGTCACGTCGAACGCGACGGCGGCGGACGTGGAGCGGGCGGTCGCCGCCGCGCACGCCGCGACGGGCGGGTTCGCCGCGCTCCCCGCGCACGCGCGCGCCGCCGCGCTGGACCACGTGTCCCGGCGGTTGGCGGAGCGGGCGGACGAGGTGGCGTCGCTGATCACCGCCGAGTCCGGCAAGCCGGTGAAGTGGTCGCGCGTCGAGGTGGCGCGGGCGGTGTCCACGTTCCGGTGGGCGGCGGAGGAGGCGCGGCGGTTCTCCGGCGAGCTCCAGCGCCTCGACACCGACCCGGCGGCGAACGGCAGGCTGGCGCTGGTCCGGCGGGCGCCGCGCGGCCCGGTGCTGGGCATCGCGCCGTTCAACTTCCCGCTGAACCTGGTGGCCCACAAGGTCGCCCCGGCGCTCGCGGTCGGCGCGCCGATCGTCGTCAAGCCCGCTCCGACCACGCCGCTGGTGGCCCTGCTGCTGGGCTCGCTGCTGGCGGAGACCGACCTGCCCGCCGGGTCGTGGTCGGTGCTGCCGCTGCCGAACGAGGCCGCCGGCCGGTTGACCGAGGACCCGCGCCTGCCGGTGGTGTCGTTCACCGGATCGGGCCCGGTCGGCTACTCGATCCTGGACCGCGTGCCGCGCAAGCACGTCGTGCTGGAGCTGGGCGGCAACGCGGCGGCCGTGGTGTGCCCGGACTGGGCCGACGCCGCGGACCTCGACTTCGCCGCGTCGCGGATCGCCACGTTCGCCATGTACCAGGGCGGGCAGTCGTGCATCTCCGTGCAGCGGGTGTACGCCCACGCCGACGTGCACGAGGCGCTGGCGGGGGCCGTGGTGGCGCGCGTGCGGGAACTGGGCACGGGCGTGCCCACCGACCCGGCCACCGACGTCGGTCCGCTGATCGACGAGGCCGCCGCCGCGCGGGTCGAGTCCTGGGTGGCCGAGGCGGTGGCGGCGGGCGCGCGCGTCCTCACCGGCGGCACCCGCACCGGGGCCTACTACGCGCCCACCGTGCTGGCCGACGTCCCCCGGGGCTGCCGGGTGGTGGACGAGGAGGTCTTCGGCCCGGTGGTCGTGCTGGAGCGGGTGCGCGACGTCGACGAGGCGTTCGACCGGGTGAACGATTCCCGCTTCGGCCTCCAGGCGGGCGTGTTCACCCACGACGTCCGCCTGGCGTTCCGCGCCTCGACCCGCCTGGCGGTCGGCGGGGTGGTCGTGGGCGACGTCCCGTCGTTCCGGGCGGACCAGATGCCGTACGGCGGGGTGAAGGAGTCGGGCACCGGGCGCGAGGGCGTGCGGGCGGCGATGGACGACCTGACCGAGCAGCGGGTCCTGGTGCTCACCGGCCTGGAGCTGTAG